One segment of Campylobacter concisus ATCC 51562 DNA contains the following:
- the folE gene encoding GTP cyclohydrolase I FolE, with translation MQESFENSVKNMLTIIGEDPNREGLIKTPERVFKAFKFLTSGYDEDPKEVLGDALFTSSNNEMVLMRNIEFYSLCEHHLLPIIGRVHVAYIPNGKVVGLSKIPRMVNIYARRLQIQEQMTEQIAKALEDVIAPKGVGVVVEARHMCVEMRGVQKINSTTTTSALRGCFIKNADTRREFFSLINSPRETHF, from the coding sequence ATGCAAGAGAGTTTTGAAAATTCGGTTAAAAACATGCTAACAATAATAGGCGAAGATCCAAATAGAGAAGGGCTTATAAAGACGCCTGAGCGTGTCTTTAAAGCATTTAAATTTCTAACTAGCGGATATGATGAAGATCCAAAAGAGGTTCTTGGTGACGCACTTTTTACTAGCTCAAATAATGAGATGGTTCTCATGCGAAACATCGAGTTTTACAGCCTTTGCGAGCACCATTTGTTGCCTATTATCGGCCGCGTGCATGTGGCATACATTCCAAATGGCAAGGTCGTTGGCCTTAGTAAAATTCCACGCATGGTAAATATCTACGCAAGACGCTTGCAAATTCAAGAGCAGATGACTGAGCAGATCGCAAAAGCGCTTGAGGACGTAATCGCTCCAAAAGGTGTTGGAGTTGTCGTCGAGGCTAGACATATGTGCGTTGAGATGAGAGGTGTGCAAAAGATAAACTCAACTACGACAACCTCAGCGCTTAGAGGCTGCTTTATCAAAAACGCAGACACAAGACGAGAATTTTTCTCGCTTATAAACTCTCCTAGGGAAACGCATTTTTGA
- a CDS encoding manganese efflux pump MntP family protein, with protein MQLLLLSFALSMDSAALNMANGARYKNLALNKILFIAFMLGFFQFLMPLLGYLLGVSFAKFISSVDHFIAFFILCFLGFRMFKEACSKEECEYLKIGFKTILYGAFATSVDALAVGVTLSFEEINIFQSSLIIGVVCFALSLIAFYIGKFMGEILEKKALFLGGAILIFLGFKILITHLIESGTVQ; from the coding sequence ATGCAACTTTTACTTCTTAGCTTCGCTCTTAGTATGGATAGTGCGGCACTAAATATGGCAAATGGTGCAAGGTATAAAAATTTAGCTCTTAATAAAATTTTATTTATTGCTTTTATGCTTGGCTTTTTTCAGTTTCTTATGCCGCTTCTTGGTTATCTTTTAGGTGTTAGTTTTGCAAAATTTATAAGCTCGGTTGATCATTTTATTGCATTTTTTATACTTTGCTTTCTTGGTTTTAGAATGTTTAAAGAGGCCTGTAGCAAAGAGGAGTGTGAGTATCTTAAGATAGGATTTAAGACCATTTTGTATGGGGCGTTTGCTACTAGTGTGGATGCTCTTGCCGTTGGCGTCACACTTAGCTTTGAAGAGATAAATATCTTTCAAAGCTCACTCATCATTGGTGTAGTCTGCTTTGCATTAAGTCTGATTGCTTTTTATATAGGTAAATTTATGGGTGAAATTTTAGAGAAAAAGGCGCTCTTTCTGGGAGGAGCGATATTAATTTTTCTAGGTTTTAAAATTTTAATAACACATTTAATTGAAAGCGGCACAGTCCAGTAA
- a CDS encoding OmpP1/FadL family transporter: MKKVLLSIIATSTLLNAGGYKVPEQSADSLGLAASNVAFSFGADAAYFNPANMMFLDGLHHFESTLGWFHINKLEFKSDSGKSYGSEKFDSLAGTFSFVTPEIYENWKFGLALAVPAAVGVSWEDPATAFTAKRFKLQVVELNPTVAYRINDKLAVALGARGVYTKGKIASDFGRIGYREIKGDGMGYGYNVALTYRPIEDLSFAVTYRSNVNLELKGHTDADFNGALSLISYHGKTKVEIPLPAQLVLAAGYKFSDFTLLLAFERTYWSKFKGYDFEYMDKGPAHSHPAFARFMDDPVIKNAKDTNTYRLGLAYDVNEKFRLMAGFAYDEDITSSKHTGLELPNTTSKVYSFGVNYKFTPNLEMALGYVYQHRDKKRATSISTANGKMSGEFDTGTIQILGTTFKYTF; this comes from the coding sequence ATGAAAAAAGTGCTATTAAGCATTATTGCAACATCTACTTTGCTAAATGCTGGAGGCTATAAGGTTCCTGAGCAAAGTGCTGATTCTTTAGGCCTTGCTGCTAGCAACGTGGCCTTTAGTTTTGGGGCTGATGCGGCGTATTTTAACCCTGCAAATATGATGTTTTTAGACGGGCTTCACCATTTTGAAAGCACGCTTGGCTGGTTTCATATAAATAAGCTTGAGTTTAAAAGTGATAGTGGTAAAAGCTATGGGTCAGAAAAATTTGACTCGCTAGCTGGTACATTTAGTTTTGTAACGCCAGAAATTTATGAAAACTGGAAATTTGGTTTAGCTCTTGCCGTTCCTGCTGCTGTTGGTGTATCATGGGAGGATCCAGCTACCGCATTTACCGCTAAAAGGTTTAAGCTACAAGTTGTTGAGCTAAATCCAACCGTAGCTTACCGCATAAACGATAAGCTCGCCGTTGCTCTTGGTGCTAGAGGCGTTTACACCAAAGGTAAGATAGCAAGTGACTTTGGACGAATAGGCTACAGAGAGATAAAAGGCGATGGTATGGGCTATGGCTATAATGTCGCGCTTACTTATAGACCTATTGAGGATTTAAGCTTTGCTGTTACTTACCGCTCAAATGTAAATTTAGAACTTAAAGGCCATACAGATGCTGATTTTAACGGAGCGCTATCGCTTATAAGCTATCATGGCAAAACAAAAGTCGAGATCCCACTTCCTGCTCAGCTTGTGCTTGCTGCTGGATATAAATTTAGCGATTTTACTCTTTTACTAGCTTTTGAGAGGACGTATTGGTCTAAATTTAAAGGCTATGACTTTGAATACATGGATAAAGGCCCAGCTCACTCGCATCCAGCTTTTGCAAGATTCATGGACGATCCAGTCATAAAAAATGCAAAAGATACAAATACATACAGACTAGGTCTTGCCTACGACGTAAATGAAAAATTTAGGCTAATGGCTGGCTTTGCCTATGATGAAGACATTACAAGCAGTAAGCATACTGGATTAGAGCTTCCAAATACTACATCTAAGGTGTATTCTTTTGGAGTAAATTATAAATTTACGCCAAATCTTGAAATGGCACTTGGATATGTTTATCAACACCGTGACAAAAAGCGTGCAACAAGTATTTCAACAGCTAATGGAAAAATGTCAGGGGAATTTGATACTGGTACGATCCAAATCCTTGGTACGACTTTTAAATATACATTTTAG
- a CDS encoding DMT family transporter has protein sequence MKNLSTQNRADIALIVVAIVWGATFLPMANALKTNSVFVMLFCRFFISAIFMGLITFKFSIIFDKRSVVYGIILGVVLFGSFVAQTYALKLTFSSSVAFITGLECVIVPFMTALIFKNKITIFAILGALVAIFGLWLLSGATLALGSGEALALLCAIFYALYTSLNGHFVRKCELYLLVFVVFLTVSLLSFVFAFIEGSVVPNYDREFFIAIFITAFIGTIFCYFVQTIAQRYTTASKAALFFCLEPVSAGFIGYFFAGEKLTLIQIFGAILIIFGVIFSEFGKKFFSRSKLV, from the coding sequence ATGAAAAATTTAAGCACGCAAAACAGAGCTGACATCGCACTCATCGTAGTTGCCATCGTTTGGGGCGCTACGTTTTTACCTATGGCAAATGCACTAAAAACAAATAGTGTCTTTGTCATGCTCTTTTGTAGATTTTTTATTTCCGCTATCTTTATGGGACTTATAACATTTAAATTTTCTATAATTTTTGATAAAAGAAGTGTAGTTTATGGCATTATCCTTGGCGTAGTTCTATTTGGCTCGTTTGTTGCTCAAACTTACGCTCTAAAGCTTACTTTTAGCTCAAGTGTTGCTTTTATTACAGGGCTTGAGTGTGTGATTGTGCCTTTTATGACAGCACTCATTTTTAAAAATAAAATAACCATTTTTGCTATTTTGGGGGCGCTTGTTGCCATTTTTGGGCTTTGGCTCTTAAGTGGCGCCACGCTAGCACTTGGGAGCGGCGAGGCACTTGCCCTACTTTGTGCCATATTTTATGCACTTTACACGAGCTTAAATGGCCACTTTGTAAGAAAGTGCGAGCTTTATTTGCTTGTATTTGTGGTATTTCTCACCGTCTCTTTACTCTCATTTGTCTTTGCATTTATTGAAGGTAGTGTGGTGCCAAATTACGATAGGGAATTTTTTATAGCAATTTTCATCACTGCATTTATTGGCACTATTTTTTGCTACTTTGTACAAACCATCGCTCAAAGATATACAACAGCCAGCAAAGCAGCTTTATTTTTCTGTCTTGAGCCAGTTTCTGCTGGCTTTATCGGCTATTTTTTCGCTGGTGAAAAGCTAACACTCATACAAATTTTTGGCGCGATCTTAATAATCTTTGGAGTTATATTTAGCGAATTTGGTAAAAAATTTTTCTCTAGATCAAAACTAGTTTAA
- the fliI gene encoding flagellar protein export ATPase FliI, with product MNLKLKEGVKLSNTFGIITKITATTIEITGLRPSIGDIVRIVAKDKSKNGLGMVTQIKTDGAYISPFGFVEGFRIGDFVYESDQGMSIPVGPNLLGRVVDPFMKPIDGKGVIETTEYMPIMRAPIDAMKRGLINEPFSVGIKTIDGLLTCGKGQKLGIFAGSGVGKSTLMGMIVKNTLAPIKVVALIGERGREVPEFIEKNLGGDLEGTVIIVATSDDSSLMRKYGAFCAMSVAEYFKQQGNDVLFIMDSVTRFAMAQREIGLALGEPPTSKGYPPSSLTLLPQLMERAGKEEGKGSITAFFTVLVEGDDMSDPIADQSRSILDGHIVLSRELTDFGIYPPINIQNSASRVMGDVISKEHKLNAMKFKRLYSLLKENEVLLRIGAYQKGSDKELDLAISKKEFMENFLKQSSEEVFALEEVEELLDKINQ from the coding sequence ATAAATTTAAAGCTTAAAGAGGGTGTGAAACTCTCAAACACCTTTGGCATCATAACCAAAATCACAGCTACAACTATCGAGATCACTGGACTTCGTCCAAGTATCGGTGACATCGTGCGAATAGTTGCAAAAGATAAGAGCAAAAATGGTCTTGGCATGGTTACGCAAATAAAGACAGATGGCGCTTATATCAGCCCATTTGGCTTTGTCGAGGGCTTTAGGATAGGCGACTTTGTCTACGAAAGTGATCAAGGTATGAGCATACCTGTGGGGCCAAATTTACTAGGCCGCGTGGTCGATCCATTTATGAAGCCGATTGACGGCAAAGGAGTGATTGAAACGACTGAATATATGCCGATCATGAGAGCACCGATAGATGCGATGAAGAGAGGGCTTATAAATGAGCCTTTTAGCGTTGGTATAAAGACGATAGATGGACTGCTTACTTGCGGCAAGGGGCAAAAGCTAGGAATTTTTGCAGGCTCAGGCGTGGGCAAATCAACCCTCATGGGCATGATCGTAAAAAACACACTAGCTCCCATAAAAGTAGTCGCGCTAATAGGCGAGCGTGGCCGTGAGGTGCCTGAATTTATAGAAAAAAACCTAGGTGGCGATCTGGAGGGCACGGTTATCATCGTAGCAACCAGCGATGATAGCTCACTCATGCGAAAATATGGTGCATTTTGCGCGATGAGCGTGGCTGAATACTTCAAACAGCAAGGTAATGATGTGCTTTTCATCATGGATAGCGTGACACGTTTTGCGATGGCGCAGCGTGAGATCGGCCTTGCACTTGGCGAGCCGCCTACATCAAAAGGCTATCCACCAAGCTCGCTCACACTCTTGCCTCAGCTAATGGAGCGTGCTGGCAAAGAAGAGGGCAAGGGCAGTATAACGGCGTTTTTCACCGTGCTTGTCGAGGGTGATGATATGAGCGATCCGATAGCTGACCAAAGTCGCTCTATTCTAGACGGACACATCGTGCTAAGCCGCGAGCTAACGGACTTTGGAATTTACCCACCTATCAATATCCAAAACTCGGCCTCGCGTGTCATGGGAGATGTGATCAGTAAAGAGCATAAGCTAAATGCGATGAAATTTAAGCGCCTTTACTCGCTTTTAAAAGAAAATGAGGTCTTGCTTCGCATCGGTGCTTATCAAAAGGGTAGCGACAAGGAGCTTGACCTTGCGATCTCGAAAAAAGAATTTATGGAAAATTTCTTGAAACAAAGCTCAGAAGAGGTCTTTGCGCTTGAAGAGGTCGAAGAGCTACTCGATAAGATCAATCAGTAA
- a CDS encoding fatty acid--CoA ligase — translation MRYSYNNFYEILTKVAKENPNQVVLFEEKEKLKYRELKQNVDKVAAYLQLAGVKFGDKVAMAVTNSKEFIISYLATTAIGGIAVPMNTFLKANEFEYIINDCGAKVLFASSSLAKELIALNELEILRKIIWIGAIPKKLQSASKDEYIDTDEEYGESAYLTSTPQISKEDMSKGYENNGLVKNVNFAETLNHKYALSIAKHPKIDDLMHIIYTSGTTGKPKGAMISYKNIFSNLIGAHDRFIVKTSDRFIVFLPMFHSFTLTAMVLLPIFASASMVLVKSVFPFSNVLKQTLLKRVTVFLGIPAIYTAIGKAKIPWYFRWFNRIRLFVSGAAPLAKQTIDDFRVKFPRATLVEGYGLSECSPVVAANLYDKQKLLSVGPVLDGYEVKIVNDEMMELPVGQIGEIIVKGDCVMQGYYGMPSITDETIINGWLKTGDLGKVDEEGFIYIVDRKKDLIISKGINIYPREIEEVIYKLEAVEATAVIGVKDVHADEEVVAFIQVKDGMDLDEKTVREHLKKNLANFKIPKSIYFAEELPRNATGKVLKRVLKEQIEQMKDKF, via the coding sequence ATGCGATACTCTTATAATAATTTTTATGAAATTTTAACCAAAGTAGCAAAGGAAAATCCAAATCAAGTAGTTCTTTTTGAAGAAAAAGAGAAGCTAAAATATCGCGAATTAAAGCAAAATGTCGATAAAGTGGCGGCTTATTTGCAACTTGCTGGAGTAAAATTTGGTGATAAAGTAGCTATGGCGGTTACAAACTCAAAAGAATTTATCATCTCATACCTTGCGACAACCGCAATAGGCGGTATCGCAGTGCCTATGAATACTTTTTTAAAAGCAAACGAGTTTGAATATATCATAAATGATTGCGGTGCAAAGGTGCTTTTTGCGTCTAGCTCGCTTGCAAAAGAGTTAATCGCATTAAATGAGCTTGAAATTTTAAGAAAGATAATCTGGATCGGAGCAATACCAAAGAAACTTCAAAGTGCTTCAAAAGATGAATATATAGACACTGATGAAGAGTATGGCGAGAGCGCGTATCTTACTTCAACACCTCAAATTTCAAAAGAGGATATGAGTAAGGGCTATGAAAATAATGGTCTTGTTAAAAACGTAAATTTTGCAGAAACTCTAAATCATAAATATGCTCTTAGTATCGCAAAGCATCCGAAAATAGATGATTTAATGCATATAATTTATACTTCAGGCACTACTGGCAAGCCAAAGGGTGCGATGATAAGCTATAAAAATATCTTTTCAAATTTAATTGGAGCTCATGATCGTTTTATTGTTAAAACGAGCGATAGGTTTATTGTATTTTTGCCTATGTTTCATAGTTTTACGCTAACTGCAATGGTGTTGCTTCCGATATTTGCGAGTGCATCGATGGTACTTGTAAAGTCAGTATTTCCATTTTCAAATGTATTAAAGCAAACTTTGTTAAAGCGTGTAACTGTATTTTTGGGAATCCCAGCTATCTATACAGCTATCGGTAAGGCAAAAATTCCTTGGTATTTTAGATGGTTTAACCGCATTAGATTATTTGTAAGTGGTGCAGCTCCGCTTGCAAAGCAGACGATAGATGACTTTAGAGTGAAATTTCCACGCGCGACACTTGTCGAGGGATATGGCCTTAGCGAATGCTCGCCAGTTGTAGCTGCAAATTTATATGATAAACAAAAGCTTTTAAGTGTAGGGCCTGTGCTTGATGGATATGAGGTGAAGATAGTAAATGATGAGATGATGGAGCTTCCAGTTGGCCAGATCGGTGAGATCATTGTAAAGGGTGACTGTGTCATGCAAGGCTACTATGGTATGCCAAGCATCACTGATGAGACCATCATAAATGGCTGGTTAAAGACTGGAGACCTTGGCAAAGTCGATGAAGAGGGCTTTATCTATATCGTTGATCGTAAAAAAGATCTTATCATATCAAAGGGTATCAACATCTATCCGCGCGAGATCGAAGAGGTTATTTACAAACTTGAAGCAGTTGAAGCAACAGCGGTAATTGGCGTAAAAGATGTACATGCCGATGAAGAGGTTGTGGCGTTTATTCAGGTAAAAGATGGCATGGATCTTGATGAAAAAACAGTAAGAGAGCATTTGAAGAAAAATTTAGCAAATTTCAAGATACCAAAGAGTATCTATTTTGCCGAAGAGTTGCCTAGAAATGCTACTGGCAAGGTGCTAAAACGTGTATTAAAAGAGCAAATAGAGCAGATGAAGGATAAATTTTAG
- the nfo gene encoding deoxyribonuclease IV, whose translation MRYIGAHVSAAGGVFNAPLNAAKIGANAFALFTKNQRQWNAKELSVSEIEQFKENLKISGISTKHVLPHSSYLINLGHPDEEARAKSLEAFVDEIDRASKLGLELLNFHPGSHLKQISEKECLDNIANCMNVALKRTSGVKLVIENTAAQGSNLGSSFKQLAYLIERADDESRVGVCFDTCHAFAAGYDLRSKEAYAKTMGEFDAIIGYKFLSGMHLNDAKFGLGSKKDRHESLGKGELGFSAFKNIINDDKIGEIPLILETIDESIWEDEIKILRNFEKEKL comes from the coding sequence ATGAGATACATCGGAGCTCACGTAAGTGCGGCTGGGGGCGTGTTTAATGCACCTTTAAATGCTGCAAAAATAGGAGCAAATGCCTTTGCACTTTTTACAAAAAATCAACGCCAGTGGAATGCAAAAGAGCTAAGCGTCAGCGAAATAGAGCAGTTTAAAGAAAATCTAAAAATTTCTGGCATAAGCACAAAGCATGTTTTGCCACACAGTAGTTACTTGATAAATTTAGGCCATCCGGATGAGGAGGCAAGAGCAAAGTCGCTTGAAGCCTTTGTGGATGAGATAGATCGCGCCAGTAAGCTTGGGCTAGAGCTTTTAAATTTTCATCCAGGCTCACATCTAAAACAAATAAGCGAAAAAGAGTGCTTAGATAATATCGCAAACTGCATGAACGTGGCACTTAAACGCACAAGCGGTGTAAAGCTAGTCATCGAAAATACAGCTGCACAAGGCTCAAATTTAGGCTCTAGTTTTAAGCAGCTTGCTTATTTGATAGAGCGAGCAGATGATGAGAGTAGGGTTGGTGTTTGTTTTGATACCTGTCACGCATTTGCTGCTGGATATGATCTAAGGAGTAAAGAGGCTTATGCTAAAACTATGGGGGAATTTGATGCGATCATCGGCTATAAATTTTTATCCGGTATGCATTTAAATGATGCAAAATTTGGGCTTGGTTCAAAAAAAGATAGACATGAGAGTCTTGGCAAAGGCGAGCTTGGATTTAGTGCTTTTAAAAATATAATAAATGATGATAAAATAGGCGAAATTCCTTTAATATTAGAGACGATTGACGAGAGTATTTGGGAAGACGAGATAAAAATTTTAAGAAATTTCGAAAAGGAAAAACTATGA
- a CDS encoding ATP-binding protein: protein MKYLLDFLNQDLKKSKIYELIKCGDEEGEILKYLSKAYVQGTANMSVFELLGAVFGTQNDKQLLYLKFIKNLLDSGWIVQNYSLFKIPESTQRASAQGLLSLLHSEISLSATFLKILEDGNADINLPELAPYEDHLEYLKDQFLKVELYSKAAIFGDGSSDAKKRINEQISELTKRINERVKLSKISLKIEQIFKENSLDEKEQIIFLALLKEEYAGDFENGRDLNTLVGLISKDELERIKNRTLLEDGSRLIEGALIDYDEVLNAYGNVSKSFFINEEILQSIMHPKNDKNSKKIKIESLVKEQEIFELIEPVTSLEDVVLNEKTKQLLSTILKQVDKKVLARLSSWGIKTRKNIDAKIIFYGEPGTGKTMSAVGLAKSLKKQILSFDCSKILSKYVGESEQNVRKIFDTYKEICKKSGSEPVLLLNEADQFLSTRVESSSGAEKMHNQMQNIFLEQIERFEGVLIATTNFLQSLDVAFSRRFDYKIEFKKPDYNGRLAIWRKILPENASFEDGFSVERLAEFNLSGAQIVLALKNTALKVAIKDDGIFTFEDFKTTIERELNSSFGEDKKMGFGS from the coding sequence GTGAAATACTTGCTTGATTTTTTAAACCAGGACCTCAAAAAAAGTAAAATTTACGAGCTGATAAAGTGCGGCGATGAAGAGGGAGAAATTTTAAAATATCTAAGTAAAGCTTATGTGCAAGGAACGGCTAATATGAGCGTTTTTGAGCTACTTGGAGCAGTCTTTGGCACACAAAATGATAAGCAGCTTTTGTATCTAAAATTTATAAAAAATTTGCTTGATAGCGGTTGGATTGTACAAAATTATAGTCTTTTTAAAATACCTGAGAGCACGCAAAGGGCTTCAGCTCAAGGACTTCTTTCGTTGCTTCATTCTGAAATTTCTCTATCAGCCACATTTTTAAAAATTCTTGAAGATGGCAACGCTGATATAAATTTACCAGAGCTTGCGCCATATGAGGATCATTTGGAGTATTTAAAAGATCAGTTTTTAAAAGTAGAGCTTTACTCAAAGGCTGCTATTTTTGGCGATGGCTCAAGTGATGCAAAAAAGCGCATAAATGAGCAAATTTCTGAGCTTACAAAGCGAATCAACGAGCGCGTCAAACTAAGCAAGATTAGCCTAAAAATAGAGCAAATTTTTAAAGAAAATTCGCTTGATGAAAAAGAGCAGATTATATTTTTAGCCCTTTTAAAAGAGGAATATGCGGGCGACTTTGAAAATGGTCGCGACCTAAACACGCTAGTTGGACTAATAAGCAAAGACGAGCTTGAACGTATCAAAAATCGTACTCTTTTAGAGGATGGCTCAAGGCTCATCGAGGGCGCTCTAATCGACTATGACGAGGTTTTAAACGCTTATGGCAACGTAAGCAAGAGCTTTTTTATAAATGAAGAAATTTTGCAAAGCATAATGCACCCAAAAAATGACAAAAATAGCAAGAAAATCAAGATCGAAAGCCTAGTAAAAGAGCAAGAAATTTTTGAGCTTATAGAGCCAGTAACGAGCCTAGAAGACGTCGTGCTAAACGAAAAGACAAAGCAGCTTTTAAGTACGATACTAAAGCAAGTCGATAAAAAAGTGCTTGCTAGACTTAGCAGCTGGGGCATAAAAACTAGAAAAAATATAGATGCCAAGATCATCTTTTACGGTGAGCCTGGCACTGGTAAGACTATGAGTGCAGTTGGGCTTGCAAAGAGCCTAAAGAAGCAAATTTTAAGCTTTGACTGTTCAAAAATTTTAAGTAAATATGTCGGCGAGAGCGAGCAAAATGTAAGGAAAATTTTTGATACTTACAAAGAAATTTGCAAAAAAAGTGGCAGCGAGCCGGTGCTCTTGCTAAATGAGGCCGATCAGTTCTTAAGCACGAGAGTGGAGAGCTCGAGCGGGGCTGAGAAGATGCATAATCAAATGCAAAATATCTTTTTAGAGCAGATCGAGCGTTTTGAGGGCGTGCTGATCGCCACGACAAATTTTTTACAAAGCCTTGATGTGGCGTTTTCTAGAAGGTTTGACTATAAGATCGAGTTTAAAAAGCCTGATTATAACGGCAGGCTTGCCATTTGGCGTAAAATTTTGCCTGAAAATGCAAGCTTTGAAGATGGCTTTAGCGTAGAAAGACTGGCTGAGTTTAACCTAAGTGGCGCGCAGATCGTCCTTGCGCTAAAAAATACCGCATTGAAAGTTGCGATAAAAGATGATGGGATTTTTACCTTTGAGGACTTCAAAACGACGATAGAGCGCGAGCTAAACTCAAGTTTTGGCGAAGATAAGAAGATGGGATTTGGCTCTTAA
- a CDS encoding DUF4197 domain-containing protein, which yields MKRSLVILCGALALNLQAASMDDMINKGVKIATHASSGDYKSLVSEALNAAVSELSKEGFINNATAKIPLPKSLEMASNLAKKVGGEKWAQDLSKSINNAATTAVPKAAEIFSESIKNMSEADVKKLFNGGSDSVTKYLQQSSSQKLKAAFTPIIEKMMSDNSFATAYNGLNSFIVGSAKNNETIKSVKSLAKNLGASEYVPDDGEDLNAYITRKTLDGLFNVMSEKEKGLRSGFSLDSGKKVLDSIFK from the coding sequence ATGAAAAGATCTCTTGTTATTCTTTGTGGCGCGCTTGCTTTAAATTTACAAGCCGCAAGCATGGACGATATGATAAATAAAGGCGTCAAAATAGCCACTCACGCATCAAGTGGCGATTATAAAAGCCTAGTTAGCGAGGCACTAAATGCCGCTGTTAGCGAGCTTTCAAAAGAGGGCTTTATAAACAATGCCACAGCTAAAATTCCGCTCCCAAAAAGCCTTGAGATGGCGTCAAATTTAGCCAAAAAAGTAGGCGGCGAGAAGTGGGCGCAGGACCTTAGCAAGTCGATAAACAACGCTGCGACCACGGCCGTGCCAAAGGCTGCTGAAATTTTTAGCGAAAGCATAAAAAATATGAGCGAAGCAGATGTCAAAAAGCTCTTTAACGGCGGCAGTGACAGCGTTACGAAATATTTGCAGCAAAGCTCCAGCCAAAAGCTAAAGGCGGCATTTACGCCAATAATTGAGAAAATGATGAGTGATAATAGCTTTGCGACTGCCTATAATGGGCTAAATTCTTTCATCGTCGGCTCAGCAAAAAATAATGAAACGATAAAATCAGTAAAGAGCCTAGCTAAAAATTTAGGTGCAAGCGAGTATGTGCCAGATGACGGCGAGGACCTAAACGCATATATCACAAGAAAGACGCTAGATGGGCTATTTAACGTGATGAGTGAGAAGGAAAAGGGGCTAAGAAGCGGCTTTAGCCTAGATAGTGGCAAAAAGGTACTTGACTCGATCTTTAAATGA